In Glycine max cultivar Williams 82 chromosome 15, Glycine_max_v4.0, whole genome shotgun sequence, the DNA window GGCGGCCTTGAGGACGGCGGGGAAGGCGAAGTTGTCGGGGGGTGCGGGGGCGGCGAGCATGGCGGCGTAGGTGGAGATGGCGTCGCGGAAGGAGGAGGAGTGGGTTTGGGAGCGGAGGAGGTCGATCCATTGCGACGGAGAACGGCGTTCTACGGTGGTCGGAGGAGGAGTGGGGAGAGTGAGAGTTAGGGGATGGGTTTGGAGGGAAGAAGGATAAGGGAGTGGCGGTTGGGTAAGGCTAAGAAAGGAATGCATTTTCGACCAACTCTTTAAattaacttctttttctttttgtggaaactttatcttctatttatttatctttctctttGTTCCTCTACACAAAATATCTGAAATTTCACACAATTGCTACTTAATTAGTTACTAAATAACCGATAATTAGTATAATAGAGTAAAAATGCTAAATAAAgtgggagagagagaaaatagtcATATATTCTTTATCATATTGGATTATAGTTTACAACACACACTGTTGTACttatttaaatacatacattaTTATTggttcaatttatttataattatttacgtTTCAGTTTTTAGTTTAGAGTctcattcatgatttttttacttacaatatattttaatcattaacaGAGAATATGTTACAATAAATGAATGGATGTGTTCAAGAGCACCAAGGTTACTTAATTCATTTCGTTAAACATGAgttgttaataaatttttagtatatatcTTTGATTCTCatagataaaaagaaatatgttCAAAAGCATGTTTTAGCACTTCTTGGAAAATTTAACTAATAGCCATGTCAAAAAATTGTGGAGTAAAGgatgcaagaaaaaaatattatatattatacattattttagaTACGATTAGTAGTAACACAGTTGGGAGAATTCAGCCTTAATAATAAAGAACAAGGAGACACATAGTAATTAATGCGTTATACGAAAAATaatgagtttgtttaaattcttaaaaattattttttttttgaaaaaagtcagtttaaaaaacatatagaatttactttttaaaaagaaaaaacagtttAAACAATCACCTTAAaagcagaaaaaaaatattttattaaaaaaattgttttaagaaaaaataaacttaaaaaatgacCTAATATCATGGATTCAACGAATAAAACAAGAATTTTTATTCAGATTGTTAGTGATCCAACTCATATAGATGTGTAATGTTTTTCAAATTGATCTGATTAGTGAGGCCTTAACATTATTCATTCAGGGTTTAATGgttcaattataattaaatcagtaataattatataatattttttaaatttaaatactatAAGTTACAtagttttctataaaaatagtaatattcATAACTTTACTTGAAGAAAATATTATGATTAACATCATATACAAAATTACACATTAAACTAAAtcaaatataacataatatttaatttctacaacataaaataatatattttttataagtaaacaaaattatattatatatcaatCAACAACTATAAGTgcaaaatatgaaaattgtCTCCGTTACATCATCAATCTTAGTATCGAACTGTCATACTACTgatcttatttattataagatttaatataatatattaaaaagtattttatttttgttttaaaaaatttaacttggTAATATTTTTCAGAGCATCTTTCTACTTTTCACTCTGCAGTGTATGGGCTACACATCTTTTCTGATTTTGGAAGCTTTTTACGTAAAGGACATTAGAAGAAAACCTCTTTACCTTTGACGAGAAAACGAAactgaaacaaaattaaaaatagaaccgAACCGGTTCATTTCTCTGGTTCGATGCACTATTAAAAATGGTTTAGTTTTTTTAGTCTTGGCTCAATTTGATTCATGGTTCAATTTGATtcactagtaaaaaaaaatagaaaaattcttttaacaaaattattaattttagcaaaaaaaaatattaaaatgatggaAAATAAAAGGAACTGAGTCAAATTTTGAGCTAGGTGCTACCAAGTAACCCAACATCTACAACCCCATTATAAAAGTATCCAAATTTGATATGCTTGTAACCGGGCAAAATCACAGAACCCTATGGAAAAGAGAGTAACTTTCGAATATATTTGTATTGCAAAGTTGGATTTGAGCTACATCTAACTCTTAGCCATCTGATTCTCAAGTATGGCTCTAGAGAGAAATATTCAGCCACATATGTAATGGTAGAATATCACAAGCCACGGTAATACTATTTGAGGGGTGAAGATGATACTTAAATACATTTGAGCAAAGATAGAGCCATTATCTGATCTCTAGCAATTTGACTTATCTGAAGACAGCCATTCTTTTGCTGCCAATAAATCAGGAAGAACAACTGCCCCAGATTTCCTCCATTCCACAGCATCTGGGGTCTTAAACCTATCCAACAATAGTGCATGCATCCCTATGCTCTTAGCTGGCTCATAGTCTTTGCGCATGCTGTCCCCAATGTGCAAAGCTTCTTCAGGTGCAATGTTTCCAGCCCTCTCAAGTGCAATCTCGTAAATTTTCGGGTTTGGTTTCTCGACACCTTCAAGGCCGGAAAACACGCCAAAATCCCACTCAGATCCCTGCATCGTCGAACATCATACATAACAATTAGACATTCTTGTTTCTGGGGTATGCGTAGTCATGACTCAATATAATCACATCGTTAAGTGCAgtaaagaagaacaaaaacacTTGTAGTGATTAGTAAGTTCTAGTACTGAATAGATTGCAGttcaatataatttactttaaatcTTTAATGATTGCATTGCATTTCAAAATGGAAGTGCGCGGACCTCTAGTAACGTTTCCAACAGGTGCACTGAGATGTTCAAGAATGAGATACTATGCCACCCCGTGGTTAAGTATTTGATTAGTCTTTGAAACAATGTAATATAGTAAACtattagaaaaacaaatgaaatttaCCTCGTTTAAACCCAAAGCTGGAAGAATTACATCTTGATATCGATACTCAGCATTGCTCACAATACCAACTTTGAGACCCTCTCCACGAAGCCATCTAAGAAATGGTTGGGAGTCTGGAAATACAGTATACGGAGCAGATGAACCAAAGGATGCATATATACGTCTGAAGATTTTCTCAAATGTCTCTTCATCATATTCATATCCAGCCTGCCAGAAGAACAAAATTTCTCGATGATTTTAACAGGTGAGATTGCAAATATCATGAACTTGTAATTCAATGCTCGATTTTGGTAGCTTATAATGCAGCTGAACACATCAATAAAGGAGGGAGTTAAACCTGTTAGTTCAGTGCATTCATTGTTGCTGAAGACAAATTTAGAACCAAACTAAATATGCTACCTTTCCTTGTGTGCCCAGGTAAAACAAAAACTTGGCTATCATGACATATAATACATTATACAACCACAATAATGACTTTACATATAGCTTACCCTGACAAAAGAATCTCGCACACAGGTTTTCCACCACACAATGTTTGGCATTTTGGCTGCATGCCCAAAACATGGATAATTCTTTGCCATTTCCTTATATGCAAGCTTAAAACCCTCGTGCATACGTTGGTAGTCTGGGCATGGTTTGCCTGCAGCTTTGGCTGCCATGCAATAATAGTCACCGAGCTCCCCTTTGTAAGCCATTAGGGTACCAGTGACATCTATAGTGACACAACGTAGTTTAGCCAATAATGACATGGTTGATTATGGGATTGTTCGGAAGAATTTCTGATGTAGCAATGCCAATACAAATTTCACAGAACCAACTAATAGGGCAAAGTATTGAACTCCTTCAAAATTGATAAGTCTGCATATGTGATTCCAAAATTAGCTAgttaaattcaaaagaaaattcaCTTATGAAAGAGCTTACATGATGATAAGGCTTTGTAAATTGTTTGGCTGTTTGTAAAAGGGAGAGGGCAAGAGCAATAGGAAAATTTGGTACTGTAAATGATATTATAGcacaaatagaaaattttaaataactattaAACATGTGATCTACTAGATAAAACCTGGGTCTGATATTAAATATGATCGTAGTCATGGGTACATACATTGCAACCAGAAAACATAAAGTAATTTATTCAGTAGGCTACAAGTGATTATAAAAGTGCACATAGTGATATGCACTTGCTCAGAAaggaaaaaacaatttaaattacaGTGAGCATTTTAATAAACATGAAAGTTTCAAACTTACACCATACTGTCCTTGAAAGATGCTGTGTTTATGAAGCCAGATGAAATTATTTCCATACCTCAGCTACAAAGACTATTATACATGACAAAAATGTAAGGAAATCACTAAACCAGAACTGTAACATAGTTCAGAATGAACTTACAGATTCAGGGATATTAAAAAGATCTTGAATTGAAATCTTTTGGTAGGGGACAAAGATTTAGGACAAACAATAATCTGCTAATGCGGTAAAACCATAACAAAGAACTGAATTTACACTTAGATGGTGAAATTATCATATAGCCTCGATGTTCGATAGTCAAGCAACAACCACAAGTACCAACCTAAACAAGATCTTCAGATTAGACATTCCTAGCAGTGACCTACATTTGGTAATAATTTTATGCCAAATGATAGCAATACATTAAACTTCTGAAAAATGGTAATCAAACACGGCTTTTAGGAAGTTAACTGGTTCATTTTGAGAAATTATTTGACAAATCTCACATGAACTTTTTGTTTGGTTGGCTATCTAAGTGCAGTCTCATTTTGACACACAACTCCCATGATGAAAATAATTGTTTCACAGATTCACAAAAACACATTGTCAGCTAAAACTTTCCTGTTAAAATTTACAATCATCGATCCCAagtcaaaaaataaatcattatttagCCTAAGCACACGATATCTCATTCAGATCAGGAATAGTTCCTCCCTAACAGACCCTCTAATTACCGAAGATTGATAAGGTGAATTGAAAAACATAACAATGCATATACAAGATTGCCATAGCAAATTACCAATTActtaacaaaaaggaaaaagcagGAGCAACCATTTCCACAGCATATTTTATAATATCCTGACCACAGTCCTGAATCCGAAATCAACCCACCATAGCATattaaaaaacacacacaccaCAAAGATGTTCACTTTTGAATCTAAACCCATGGATACAATAAAACCCACATTCTTAATTCCAGTTCCAGGCATGCTTttcaaaagtaaaagtaaaatcaTAACTGACATTGAGTCAAATTGAACTTGGGGTGAACAATGTGGCTAAACCAGCTCAGAAATCAGAACAAGAAATGAGTACTCACCAGTCACAACTATTAGATTTGTCATTTGTGAAAATGCCCAATAAGACATGGGATTCAAAACAAAACACTAGAGCAACAACATAGGCAAGATCGATTCAACAAACATCCATCATTAAAATAAGATTCCCAGAAagcacagacacacacacatgcACAAGCACAACTAGAGTGTGGTTAGGTCAACACCCACAAAACATATCAACAAAaacattgaattttataattatcataCACAAAATAGTATATTCAAATTCTGACGATCACACATGGAAACGAATCCAGTTCTTACCAGAAACTCAGAGAACTGAAAAGTTTGGAACTTTTTTGTGTCCAAATCATAAATGCTGCTGCAGAAGGAGCTTCAGCTACACTATCATCATGAGAAGCACAGTGTGTATTTTTTCCATCTAGTTTTATAGGTGGGAAATGGAAGAGAGAGAAGCTTTGGACGGTTatgttgtttccttcttctcCAACCCAAGGATGGTTTTGTGTGTATAAATGGAAATCATCGAAACCCCAgatttgttatatttaataaaatttctcttttctctttttttccctcttCTCAGACTTTTTTGATACTTTACTTGACTACTTTTCCTGTTTACAATTCTCTTTCACATGAGGTAactctgttagaataaaatattatgagtAACGAagtttttcatataaatatttaacagaAACTGTCATGTCAAAATTACCAGaaaatatttagatattttcTATAGCTGTTAAATGAATTTAACAGttgttgttgtaaaaaaatttatatattatcatcAATCAGTCAAGAATCATTCATGATACAATTTATAAagtatttatgataaaattaataaactcactatatatattaaaatttagaattacATGTCAATGTTAATGTTTTTAATCCTtcatagaaataattttttatttagtctaaattatttctatgaaatatttgttaaacaataaatataaaattcttacacGACAACATGAAACTTTAACGTAAGAATCCATTCGCGGTGGTGTGTTTTTTCGTGTTATTTTGTCTGCAGCTGCCACCTATTTAGTTTCTACTCCTCGCACTAGCTGCAATTTTCATCACTGACCCTTTTCTTATTAGACACcgataaagaaatttatttaatgagattttatgttttgagcaaaattttaatttatttttcttaaaggcATTGATGTTATTGCTCTGATTAATTTTGGTTTAAACTTTTCATTTTACCATTTATTCTCTAAAAAGAAATAACCTATTCATTCccgtattattttcttatttttttttccttatattaaaattcatttttagaaggtaaaaaaaatcatttttagtttattatttgtataaaatgaagctttaatttaatttatctatttaaaaCCATTTTCAACGTCGTTCTTATTATTCCCTAAAAAACAAACGTCGttcttattagttattattggTTGTGCATATACTATAtcgaatttaataatttattttctaaataataattatcagtaatttaattcctaaatatattatattttgactCAAATATTCAGTTAAAACCAACAAACGATAAGgatgatttaaaataattataatattaaaataaacttaaatttttaataaaatgaaataaaatataaataataaatataagaacaaaaatataattcgatatatatttttcatttattacagCTTATTAATGGTTGTGcttgtaatattataaattatagtgAAGTAtatggaaaaaattaaaaaataattaagatatatCAGTTAACAAGAACAAAAGGATaaagacaaattaaaattaagataaatattaaaatatttttttataataatcaaataaaaagaaatattaaatatcaggataaaaatatagataaattttctttattacCATTACTGTTAAAGTTGCATATTCATAAAGagttttggttcaatttttctaaaagaattgttggatttttgtcaatttgttttttttcttttttacacatCCTTAGGTTAAAGCAATTCACAACATTGATTAATACAAAGGCCAAGTGAGTTGGTATCATGCTTTGCTTGCAAATGTTCCAAAACTGTGGTCGCGTTTTCTGCGGTATTCGCTGAACAAGAATCAATGAAAAATACCGTTTGCCAAGACCCAAAACCATGGCCTGGAACTTGAACTGCCCTCCAAATCACGTTTTGATTGCTCTCAAATCTATGCCATTTTAACTATTTTCATAACACATTAGATTCTTGGATTTGCTTTCCAAATACTTCTgagaggatgaaaaaaaatcataaaataacctaaaatttatatttttatactctattttaatttaactttttttttcatttttttattctattgaaCGGACATTTAAGGttgttaaatataaattaagaaatgtaATCAATTTTCTTGAACCTAATAAAATAGTCACAtagtttcctattttttttttttcttttcattccaaATAGATgcattgtaaattaattaaagattgagACACAAACTAGAGTATAatggttgaaaaaaataattaatgtgaacTTGAAacttatatataacaaataaatagaa includes these proteins:
- the LOC100800884 gene encoding uncharacterized protein isoform X1, with translation MSLLAKLRCVTIDVTGTLMAYKGELGDYYCMAAKAAGKPCPDYQRMHEGFKLAYKEMAKNYPCFGHAAKMPNIVWWKTCVRDSFVRAGYEYDEETFEKIFRRIYASFGSSAPYTVFPDSQPFLRWLRGEGLKVGIVSNAEYRYQDVILPALGLNEGSEWDFGVFSGLEGVEKPNPKIYEIALERAGNIAPEEALHIGDSMRKDYEPAKSIGMHALLLDRFKTPDAVEWRKSGAVVLPDLLAAKEWLSSDKSNC